The nucleotide sequence tccacaacctctctgggcagcctgcttcagggctctgtcaccctcacagtgataaAGTTTTCCTTAGGTTcacgtggaacctcctctgctccagcttgcccccgttgtcctatcactggacatcactgagcagagtctgtctctgtgctcctgacactgccctgcacatctttatcaacatgaatgaggtcacccctcaggctcctccaagctaaagagccccagctcccccagcctgtcctcagcagggaggtgttccactcctttcagcatctttgtggctgtactctttcaagcagttccctgaggtccttcttgacctgaggggctcagaactggacacaatattccaattgtgacctcagcagggcagagtagagggggaggagaatcttgacctactaaccacagcccttctaatgcaccccaggatgcctttggcctccttggccacttGTTCACCTTTGTCTACAATATTCCTGTTTCCAGAAGGATTTTACAAATGGTTTGTCATCATTATTTAAATACACAGGTtttgggttctgcacattgtcTGCAGTGGTAGAGAAGAATGTACTGGAAATTTACTCGCATAAGAGAATTTTCTTCATCTGGGACATTTTTAGTCTCTTTGGAACAGGGAATTTTCATTGAGATCTTCACATTTTGTCTTCTACAGTGAGGTCTTGGTTTGTCACAGGTTTGTAGATACTCTATGAATAAAGTTTTCATAACTCATAACCTTGCAACTTAGGGAGATAGTCCTGGGAAAATTTGTGTTTTGGGAAAGGTCACTTTTTGCTTGGCTGAATTTTTGCTCAAGTTTCCTTTCAGAATAAGAAAGAGTAGAAAACAAAGATGTAGAGCTAGAAGCTAGGAGCAAACGGAAAGAAACTTCTTGGCTACTCAGTTGTGGGTagactgctgtgggtgctgggatgTGTCTCAGGGCCTATGTGCTCTGTATTTAGTTTTGTTGTTTGCCTTGATGTTCACCAAACTGCCAAAGGCCTCTCTGGGAATGATGGAAGATCTGAAGTGGGATGTCAGGAACATTCAGGCTATTACTTGTTTCTGCAATGCTCAACGCTTTAATGCTGTCACATTACTGACCTCAAGTGGCTTTGGACAAAAAGCCTGGAACATGTGTGACCTGTGTTGGAATGTGTCATGCCCCTTTGTGGTGCTTCCCAGCTGAGGGTCTCTGGTATTTCACATAAATGACATCTCTTCCCTGGGAGAAAGGAAATGTCCACCTTTTCCAAAGCCACGGGGAGCACATGAGTTCTGGTGCCCAGGCTGAAGCCCTCAGTTGTGACCAAAGTCTGCTGATGTCAATAGATGTCCACTGCGGCTCCAAAAGTCATGAGTACCCATCAGCCTagaattttatttccttctcctttctcctcccaagCCACAGTGACTTTTGGCTGTTGCAAAAAGAGTAATGTGTGCAGGGAAGAGCAAAATCACCTACAGTTTGGGCTGAggtgaaaaaaacccttcagcCACCAGTGCCTTCTGTTGCACAGAGTTGTTCCTACTGTGGGCACTGTGCTTGTGATGTGCCTGTGACAAAGAGGTGTGAGAAAATGGTAACACAGAGAGGTGTCGGGAAAGGGTAAGGGTGTGATGTGAAGGCACTGTGGCCAGCATGGGTATGGCTGTAGTATGGAGGTGCTGACTGCCAACTCTGAACTGCTTTGTCTTCCAGCGGATCCGAGCCACAGTGAacagccaggagcagaagaggttATTGATGGATCTGGATATCTCCATGAGGACAGTAGATTGCCCCTTCACTGTCACCTTTTATGGGGCACTTTTCCGAGAGGTATGGCATCCTGGAGATCAAaactgtgctgcccctgggacaCTAGATCCTCTTCTCAGGCTCTGAATTCTCCCTCCACATGCTAGGGGGTTTATCTCCGTTTAGATACAGAGATGGTACAATATGGATTTGCTGAATCCTAGCTTAAGGATCTGTCATGTGCAGTTACTTCTTGGCGAGCAAGGAGAGATATGGTCCCACCTGAGGAGGAGCCAAGGGCAGCCAAGCCCTAGTGCCAGGAATGTGCAAGGCCCCTGTGCCAAGATGTTGGGactttgtggtgggtttgagTGATGAGGACAACCAACTCACAGCCTGGTCCCTTAGTGTTAATATTGTCCTAGCATGCAATGAGAAAGCCACATAGAAGAAAAACGTGGAAAGCTCTGAAGGCCAGGGTTTATGGAAGAGTTTTAAGCatagctctgcagagctgaactTTTCCTGGCTGAGCATTTGCAGTGACCTGAGCATGTGGGGAACCTCTGTCCTGATAACTTTCAGGAGTACTAAATCACTGGAACTCTGCTTTGGGAAAAGACAGCAGAAAATGCACCCTAAATGGTAGTGGACAGCACTTCATTCcagctgggaaggagggaaagcaaaagcaCGGCACAGTTTAATTGGATGACTTTTAAAAGGCAGGGAAGAGGCCAACAGGCCAGCAGCAAAAGGCAAGTGCCAAAGATCTCTGTGCATGAAAGGAAAGGATGCTTTGTTCCAACGGGCAGACAATTCCTTGCTTTATCTTCCAGGGAGATGTGTGGATTTGTATGGAGCTGATGGATACCTCACTGGACAAGTTCTACAAGCACGTCATTGACAAGGGCCTGACGATTCCCGAGGACATCTTAGGAAAAATAGCTGTCTCTGTAAgtaccagcaggatgaggagggcaggggaagagTGTTGCTCTTCTAAACCAAGTCCTGCATACCCAGTCTCCCTGCTATATTTgcaccaggaggagcagggtccACAGGCCGGACCATGTGAATCTAGCTGGCTTCCAGTATCTGATCTGAGGTGGTATTTATGAGGCATAAATACTCCAAATGTGCCTGTACTGAGAGGTGGCAGAGCGTTAGATGTGGGGAGGGCCCTGCAGTTTCTTTGCCTTCTCATTAGGATCTTGGAGCCTCTGAGAGGTCCCTGGGTACCCACCATCACTGCAaattgctgtgagggtgcagaaCTTGTGCACGATGTAGCTGCTTTCCTCTAAGGAGGTCTGGAGAGTGTGGGGTGGGTGAAGCCAAGTAGCATTTCCTCCTCATAgtggtgctgccagctgtgatTCACTCTGGATTTGTTGTTTCAGATTGTCAAAGCACTAGAACATCTACACAGTAAGCTCTCCGTGATCCACAGAGGTAAGTGGCAGGCACACAGCCATGGCCatgctggtgcctggctgccctaTGCCACGTGCTCTCAGCCTCACAAGGGCTGGCCTCCAGGCCAAGCCCAGGGCTCCCAGAATACATGAGATAAAATGGGCCTTTGACAGCAAAAATACTCCCCAGCATCTCATGACTTGCAAAACCCAGTCAGAGGTTAGGTCCTGCTGGTTTGCTCTTTAAAGGCTGTGAGCTGATCCCTGTATTTCCCTGAGCTGGAGGGAAGTGAGATccagcctcactgtgctggcagagcaagGGCTGCTTCCCCCTGTGTCACATTTCCCTCATGTGTGGTCTATTTCAACACCTGCAAAATTAAAAGTGACTTTTCCTTCTGACCATGGTGGGTTTTGGATCAGGCATTGTGAAGGCTTCTCCCCTAGCTCCGTGTTGCTATGCAGTGAGAGGCATCTCTGTGCTGACACAATGCATCCCATGGTGACCTAAACATCCTCATCTCCTTCTGTGAGCTCTTCTGAGCCCTGGTGGGGCAGGGTAGTTTGATATCTCAAATGGCCTCTAAGTGAAGCCACAACTACCCTCCTTAAACTCACCTGACATTTCCCCCTCTAGAGCATCTCAAAGATGCCATGAACACACTTGAAAAGAAACGGTGTTGCTGCTTGACACTCATGTTTTTAAAGGGTCATTTTCAATTTGTCATGAGGAGGAAAAAGCCCTCTCTGGAGTGTGTGACTGCCAGAGAAAGGAGCATCTGAAGCAAACCGAGTTCAGCTTGAGCAGACAGTCACATTTTGTGCATTCTGCATGTGGCTGGGGGTTGAGTTTCTGCCTTCTGTATCGTTTACAGTAGGTGGAAAATGTTGCTCGGcttctggatttttgtttaCTTGTTTGATTTCCACTGAAAAATTGTCTTATTCCAGCACAGTAACAGATGGGTGAGGATCTCAGATACCTGAAGCTTTTGATTGCAAAATGCTGATTAGAGAGCAGATGTTAACGAACTGTAAACAATCAAATTCTAATAAGTAAAGCTAAAAAGCAGCTTCTGGCCACCTTTGGATGATGTTTCAACTCTTCCATGTAATAGTTTATCACATGTAGGCAGAGTGCCTTCTTGCAGAAGAGGCCTCTTATTTCTGGGTGACAGCAGGGAAAGGATTGCTCCCTTTGGAGGATCAGTGCTGTGACAGGAGAAaacagggcagcctgtgctcccagcactcTGGAGATCAGCCTCATAGGGAGCAGGAAAACACCTTCCATCACCTCTTGGATATCTCTTCCTAGCTTCTTTCTGTgcctttatttccctttctcaTGGTGATTGTAGCTGCCTTCATGAGCGTGATGCAAGTGTGGATGCACCAAGGCTGTGATGGGAAGCAGATAAATCTGGCAGTAATAAATAGATGAGACACTGGCCTGATTTCCATGAGGTGTGGAGCACCCACACGCCTGCTGCTTCTACTCACATTGCCTTCCAGCTCACTATCCTTAAAATCAGAGGCTATTTCTGAAATCCTGATCTTTGCCTTAGTTATctgttccctccttcccctgcaaCCCCTGCTCCTCTTCACCCTTTCCTGCCCACCACTCCTTATCCTTTCCCTGTGGGGTTTCCTATCTGCTGGCATGAGACCAGATCCAGCTGGGGACTTGGCTAGAGCTCCAGGCATTTGCACATACCCTCTGGAgatgcccccagctctgctgagctgttcCCCTGTAAGGGCTCTGATTTCTATGGCCAGTCTGGATgagactctgggcaacctgatcctagtgtgcagtgtccctgcccataggaggtgggttggaactggatgatccttgaggtcccttccaaccctgacaattctgcgTGGTAGGATCTGATGGCTACACAGAAAATCACCTCCCAGTCCCCAGATCAGGAAGGGGACTCTGCCAGTGAAGGGACACTGGCAGGGCATGTGACAGGCCCACGAGGCTGTCACCTGAACCTGCAGTATGTGCAGCCAGCCGCGTGGCTGGCAATGCACAGAGTGCAGGGGTTTGCGCGGGCACCTTTGGTGCCCTCTGCTGATAGGAAGCTCTTCAGCTTGTTTTGGCTTGGCATAGCTGCCCAGGCGTGACAGTGACTGTGGCATGTGTTCCTTCTTGCAGATGTAAAGCCCTCTAATGTGTTGATCAATACGCAGGGGCAGGTGAAAATGTGCGATTTTGGCATTAGCGGTTACCTCGTCGACTCAGTTGCTAAAACCATGGACGCAGGATGCAAACCCTACATGGCTGTAAGTTGTGCTgtggaggagctgcctgggaaggctgctgcagggcagctagAGGAACATGAGCCTGGGCCATCCTGAAGGCAGAAGGATCAGCCTCCAGAATGTGGCCTGGGGACTCCTTTTGGAGGACATATCCCTGAGTTGCTTGTAAAGGGGCAAAGAGGGGTCAGATCAGATCTCTTGGGCATagcttcctgctgccttctcacCTCCCTGTGACCTTGGGGAAGGTTCTGTAATTACTCCGTGTTGCATTTTTGCTCTCTGCCCTGAGGGGACAATAGTACTTTCTGCCTTAAGGGAAAACAGTCCCCGGGGATTAGGTCCTTCAGACTCCTCTTGGGAGCTGCTGTTGAGTATTCAGTCTGTGCGGAGTGCTTGAAGAGGGTGAAAACAGGCCTGGAGAACTGAGACTTGCCACCTGCTATGTGTCAGGTGTGCTGGATGAGCTCCCCCACCCCAATACCTGGTGCATCTGTTTCTAGTGACACATTTTATTGTGTGCCCTTACGGGCATGGTTGTGGGACTAGATCTGGCCTTATGACAGCCAAGCTGATGGCATGGGCTAAATGATTTTGACCTGCCGCCTTGAAAGACTTGTGTGAGGTTGGTTAACCCTGGGAATGGGCATCATACAGGAGCCACCCATGTTCCTCAACCACCTTTGTCTCTGTTCACAGCCTGAAAGAATTAACCCGGAGCTGAACCAGAAGGGGTACAGCGTCAAATCTGATATCTGGAGCCTGGGGATCACGATGGTAGGACAACCTGAGGGCTCACAGcaatggcaggagggttgattGTTGCTTGTGGAttcattttcctctctgcagctcccctgacACTTGTGGCCTgcttccctggggaggtggtgaggtggGAATGGAAGTATAGTCCAGGGGTACCAGGGAGCACGGTGCAGGCgtgaagaaaaggaggatggAGCTACTTTTGCTGTCTCCAGACATGTTGGTGAGGTGTCAGTCGCCCTGgtggggacagccctgctgtggtggCCATGGGCTGCCGGGAGGTGGCAGCATGGACTAAGGCAAGGGCGTCCAGCACCTCACGTCTGTGCCTTGGAGCAGGTTGGATTTCCAGCACAAAAAACCACTCCCGGCACTTAGCAATTAGCAAAGTGCTGCTCAGAAGAGGAGGGATGGGTGGCATCTCCCACGCAGCGTTTAGGGGGAATCCATCTGCTTGCAGAGTCATTTTATAGCAGTTACTGTTCGcagtgtggggttgttttttaacTTCTAATGTTTTCCAAGTGATGCCTAACATGAGGGTAGCAGAACTGATTATGAGGACTGCTGGGTCTCCTCAGGTCTTGTCCCTTTTGCTGGGAGAGGTTAAGCAAAGTGTTGTGGCCAGATAGGGCAAatgtggctgagggaactggggttgctcagtctggaaaTCTTCATGAGAGGAACTAGGAAtgagttgggggttggtctcttctcccatacaacaggaggaaacagcctcaaattctgccagggaaggtttaggttgggacacaaggaacaatttcttccacaAAAGTGTTGTGAAgccccagaacaggctgcccagagcagtggtatagtctccatccctggaggtttttccaAACCatctagatgtggtgctgagggacatggcttagtggtgacctggcagtgctgggttaatggttggacttgatgatgttaaaggtctcttccaacccaaattatCCTGCAGTTCTATGAGTTGTCACATATTTGTGTGGGGCCTGTAGCTCTGGGTGGGCACACAGGAATCTGAACTCTGTGGGAAAGGAGGGTGAGCTGTGGGGTGTTTGTCCTTGGTGCCTGAGGTGTGGGCTCTGTCTCCCCAGATTGAGCTGGCCATCCTGCGCTTTCCCTACGACTCCTGGGGGAcacccttccagcagctcaagcaGGTGGTGGAGGAACCATCGCCACAGCTCCCATCAGAGAGGTTCTCAGCAGAATTTGTCGATTTTACCTCGCAATGGTAAAATATCACCTTGCCCTCACTCATCCTGGTCATCCTCACCTCTGCCATGAttgggggaggctgaggagggcagcTGTTGACagcttgctgtgtccctgtccccacacATGTTTCTTTGGAGTACAACCTCAATTTTGAACAAAACATCCCCCCCTGGGGAAgatgcaggctgggctggagcctggcactgtgCAGACAACATGTGCCCTTCTCCAGAGCACTGGGCATGGCGGCTGTGAGGGGCTTCCTTCTCTGAGGTGGTGAGGAACAGGCTTGTGGGGGAAGGGATTTAGGAGACTTTCTCATTCAGTCATCCCCACATCAGCAGCACAGGATGTCtgtagccaggccagcagcacaggcaggtgcCGGCAGATCCTTGAGGTTGATGCAGGGTGAAGAGAGGACAGGACCCACAATGGCTgtatcctgcccccagctcctgggaggaCATGGCTCTGAGGGCAGACTACTGAGGGCACAGAGTTCACCCCTCAATGGCCTCTGTCTGCGGCCATCCCCTGCTACCAGGGCCATCCGGCTGCCGTGCTGCTTTCCCTGGGACtcggagctggaagcagcaggagggtttggctgtggtgtaGGAAAAGGCTTGGAGCAGATGCATGCTGTCTGGAGGCTGTGAGAGCTGCATGAAAGCCCAGGCTCTCCCAGCACCCGAGGAGACTCACAGCTGCCCTCAGCGTATGGTTCAAAGAGAGCTGGCGCCGGCCCCGCAGCTCCTGACTGCTTCTCCCTCCAGCTTCCCTGGAAACCGCCCGGGAGGCAGTTTTATTTTCCAGGCGCTGCAGTGCCATCTCTGCTTGCCAAGTTGGCAGGTGGATGGTGGGTTTtgcctggtggccaagaaaggaCAGCAGATCGGCAAACACAGAAATGTGAgactgctccccagctgccagcctcgCGGCCAGGAGCTGGGTGGGCCCTGCTGTGACCCAGGAAGGGCATTATTGTGGCATAtcagctgctcctgtgcagGGACTTCAAGTACTGACACTCACATTCTTCACAGTCTTGTTCAAACACCTTCTCAAGGTCCTCATGATTCAGCTGCATGCCTCTCTACTGGGGAATACCTGCctgtgcccacactgctctaTGCCTCTCAGAGGTGGGAGCTGGCTTGGAAGAACGTTTTCACGAAGTGTCCACTGTCTTTGCAAGGCCCACACTGAGAGTTTGGACCAGCTACCTTTCTCCCATGCTGCTGGCTCGCCTCCTTGTTATTGCAGAGTTGCCTGTTTGTGCCAGGCAGGCTGTTGTTCCCCTCTGAGCATTTTGCTTTGGCAATCATGGTGTCTTGCAGCTATGGCTGTGGACTGATTCAGGAGGAAGGTATCCGCAGCCATCCATGATGAGGGGAAGCACATATGTCTCAGATGCTCTTGCATATGTTCCTCTCTTCACAAATCCTATCCTGCAGGATCACTGAAGGTCCCTCAAAGCCAGTGGAGAAAAGCAGGCATTGGCTGCAAATTGCACTGGTTTTGTGTTGCTGGAGTCCGAGAATTTCTTTTGATACTGATCAGGTCACATCAACTCAGTGTATCAAGATTGGCCTGGCTTGGTTCTCTCACAGAttcagaggtcacagagtgaatCATACTGTTGCCTAGGACACTGAAAGTCTGATTACCTGCACCCACTGCAGGGAAGTTCCTGGGATGTCTGAGCCAAGATCACATCCAAATATGCCTCATAATTCCTGAAGATTTACATGGATTTCAGTAACTTCTCACCAGATTTCCTGCCATTAATAACCTGGGAgcaaatttttttgtttgtagaTGGTCTAAATTAAGAGGTTTAGACCCTAATCCTGCTTCTGGACACGCCTAACCTTCAACATTCACCTTAGCATCTCAGCTTGGGCTGCCTCGGGCTCAGAGGATGTGACACATCCCCTACCTTCAGTTCGGCAGTGCTGGCACGTATCGTTACTAGGCTCCTCCGTTCATTCACATCATGACACTAAACATGAGCCCACTACACACAGCAAGCAGGAAATATCTATTCAGTGTGTGtcctctgcttcctctgggCTCCAGCAAATCCCAGCAGAGGAGAGACTTACCACCACCAAGGTTCTCACTTTTGTTTGGCTCAGTGTGACACCTTTTCCCCGCCACCGACGTGTACGTGTGTGAAGATCTTTTCAAGTTGCTCCAAGTGTCTTTCCCCTAAATACACAGTCAGGAAGTGAGTAGAGATTACGTCCTGTCttttaaaagctattttctGCTGGAGGGAAACCAAAATAACTTCCAGTTACAACCCTCCAGAGCCATCTGTTgtaggagaggggaaaaaaaaagaaataaaaaaaataggATGTCCCATGGACCCGTCCCTGCTGATAACAGCATGGTGATAAACAAATAGTTGTACACGTGCTTCAGAGCTCACAACCAGAGGTTGAAGGCTGTATCCATTCCCTTAGTGTCTGGCCTGCCGCGTAGTACTCATAAAACCAGTTGCACCTGGCCCCCAGCAACAAGCCTTCACTGGTATGTGTGGTGTCTCCAGATCTTGCTTGACCTTGGGTGATCTCTCTGCACCTGTGTGTACCCAGCAGTGTGTGCCATACAGGGCTGTGATGGCTGTAGGTGTCCTCAAGGCCCAAGCTGTCTGATGAGTAGCTGAACTCCCACAGAGACTTGAAACTTTGCTTTTGTCATGCTAGAATTGTATGGCCTTGCTTGAATTGCATACAGGATGTGacttttaaatgttttcttctttttttttctccattaaaGCTTGAAGAAGAATTCCAAAGAACGGCCAACATACCCAGAGCTTATGGTGAGTGTGCCTTCAGCAAGCAGTGTGTTGGGTGAGAGCTGAGATGGAATACAATGAGATGCTGGGGACAGGATTTCCATAGTGACCAGTGGTTCAGGATACCCAGCATCTCTATTTTTGTAACAGGTGGGAGAATCATGGCACTTCAAGGTCTTGGGAGGGTGACGGCAAAGCAGAGATGCCCTTTGGAAGGCCGTTCAGGTGCTGTTCCAGTCAGGTCAAGcaagaaaaatacataaaagCAGTTCACAAATTCATTAAAGGGCAAGAATGAGGCTGTGAAGAAGCAGTCAGGAAAGGTGAAATCCTCCTCTTAGGTTTGTGTGATGCCTTCAAATACCCATGGAAATGGATCTACTTTGGAGGGTCcatgtgggcagcaggaacTGGTAGGCTTTACTGTCATGGATTTGTGGAGAGGAGACTTCGGGTAGAGGAATTCCTGGATGTCAAGGACAGAGATGAGACTGTGACTAATAATTCCGGTTATTGAATTCATCTGCTGCTTAGACACTGTTTTCTGTGAGCAGGTCTAGGACAGGGGAATAACTAAGGAAGAAGATGCTGATAAAGGCTTATGATGGGGGAAATGGAAGGCACCACAGGGCTTTGAGGTCAAATGCACTCAACTGCTGATGAACTCCCAGCAGTGCAGACACATCcagagctctgggctggagctggccagAACAGGCCCTGTGGTGAGATTTTTCTGCTAGGGCTTCACAGCTTCATGGTCTCTCTCTCCCTTGACTTTCTGGTAGTGATCCTGGTGCTCCTAATAGCCAGCAAAAAGCAGGAGATCTTTGGAAGTCAGTGTTTCACCCCTATAagcatccagtcccttttttaTTCTCACCTCATTGCTAAAGGCAGGAAGGTGCCTTTGTTATTTCTGAAGATCCTGACCCAAATGCTTGCCTTGCATGTAGGAATCTACATGCCCACCCGTGCTTAGTGCCACTGGCAAGATCTTCTGGGTTAAGGGTGGAAACTTCTGCAGAATGTGCTCAGGCATTGCTACCTCCTGCCCCATAACTTATAGGATGTACATTGTGCCATCAGCTTCGTCACTACCTTGTGCTGTCTGCTTGGAGGTGTTGGCACCTCTGTGAAGGTGCCAGGGTTAAAGGTGTTTTGTAGCTGCAAGAGATGCTGGCAATCCCTGTACCTTTTGAATGTGAGTTGTAAGCAGTGAATAACTCCCGTGGCACTTCTCGCTGGGCCCTGTAACACAATTAGACCTATATATAGATCTGATTTACACACAGTTTGCCCAAGTGCTGGTTTCAAACAAAGGGAGGCTTGAGGTTTATGgctatttttccccccacctttctgtcttcttcttgactaaatacatatatattttaagCAAGCTTCTGAAGTTTGCCAAGTTATCAAATAGGTTCACCGGAGCAGCTCCGTCTGTTGCAGCATTAATACCCATTGGCAAGTGAGTGCATTTCTATTGAATTAGGTTCTTGGATCACCTCTCTAGAGTATCTCAATGCTGTGGTATTTTATGGCTGACATGAATGTTGTGAAGTCCTGTGGTTGAGGGttgctgttttgttggtttggtttgggtttttttcgctccctcctctctctctgttaTGGCATTAAGTTGCGGTACTGGATTGGACTTGTCATTTAGACCAAGACCTTTCTTTCCTGTGGAATTGAGGTTTCTCATGGAAAATATGACTCTCTGCTATCTTGTGCATCAGGAAAATTGATATGGATGcttaatttcatttaaaaaccaACTTCCCCAGGTGAAGTGGAGTGTGAAACTACTGCAGGACTGGTGGTCTGTGCATTGTGTAGAGCACATCCCACTTGGTACAGGGTATTCTGTGCTCTAATCAGACTCAAGTCATTGGCAAAGGAGTTAGGTTCACTGAGAGACAGGGCTAGAggccaccactgccacccatGTCATGCCTGTGGGTGTTTCCAGGCTGTGGTAGCACTGCTTTGGGTGAGACTTAGCCGGGATGTCGAAGCAGTGGCATCATGCTAGGATAATAACACAGCAGGCTGTTTGGGTCAGCTCTC is from Dryobates pubescens isolate bDryPub1 chromosome 20, bDryPub1.pri, whole genome shotgun sequence and encodes:
- the MAP2K6 gene encoding dual specificity mitogen-activated protein kinase kinase 6 — its product is MSQARGKKRNPGLKIPKEAFEQPQTSSTPPRDLDSKACISIGEENFEVKADDLEPISELGRGAYGVVEKMRHMPSGQIMAVKRIRATVNSQEQKRLLMDLDISMRTVDCPFTVTFYGALFREGDVWICMELMDTSLDKFYKHVIDKGLTIPEDILGKIAVSIVKALEHLHSKLSVIHRDVKPSNVLINTQGQVKMCDFGISGYLVDSVAKTMDAGCKPYMAPERINPELNQKGYSVKSDIWSLGITMIELAILRFPYDSWGTPFQQLKQVVEEPSPQLPSERFSAEFVDFTSQCLKKNSKERPTYPELMQHPFFTLHESKETDVASFVKLILGD